A genomic stretch from Microcebus murinus isolate Inina chromosome 19, M.murinus_Inina_mat1.0, whole genome shotgun sequence includes:
- the LOC142862466 gene encoding ATP-binding cassette sub-family A member 17-like: MCFAIATIFFAFMISTFFQRAHAGTALGGIIFFFTYLPYLYLTFSYTQRSYLQKIVSCLFSNVAMAMGVRLISMFESQGTGIQWRNMGGVSGELSFTQVLLMLLLDSFLYCLVAWYVESIFPGKYGTPKPWYFFVLPSYWHGKPIPATQSWLDMRDPVKALKSELFQEEPTDLIKGIEIQHLRKVFHRGKATHIAVKDLTMNLYRGQITVLLGHNGSGKTSTCFMLTGLITPSSGRAYVNGYEISQDMFHIRKSLGWCPQHDILFENFTVAEHLSFYAQLKGLSRQKCPEEVKQMLHILSLEDKWDSRSRYLSGGMKRKLSIGIALIAGSKVPGSKGLRGIGL; this comes from the exons atgtgtTTTGCCATTGCCACAATTTTCTTTGCCTTCATGATCAGCACATTCTTCCAAAGAG CCCATGCTGGAACTGCCTTAGGAGGCATCATCTTCTTCTTCACCTACCTCCCATACCTGTACCTCACTTTCAGCTATACCCAGAGAAGCTACTTGCAAAAGATTGTCTCTTGCCTCTTTTCGAATGTTGCCATGGCAATGGGAGTCCGACTCATCTCCATGTTTGAGTCACAAG GCACAGGCATCCAGTGGAGGAACATGGGCGGTGTGAGTGGAGAGCTGAGCTTCACTCAGGTGCTGCTGATGCTGCTGCTAGACTCTTTCTTATACTGCTTAGTGGCCTGGTATGTGGAGTCCATCTTCCCAGGAAAGTACGGTACACCCAAGCCCTGGTACTTCTTTGTTCTG CCCTCCTACTGGCATGGAAAACCTATACCTGCTACACAGTCATGGCTGGACATGAGGGATCCTGTAAAAGCTCTGAAAAGTGAGTTATTTCAGGAAGAGCCTACCGATTTGATTAAAGGAATTGAAATTCAGCATCTACGCAAG GTGTTTCACAGAGGAAAGGCTACACACATAGCAGTCAAAGATCTCACCATGAATCTATACAGAGGACAGATCACTGTTCTTCTGGGACACAATGGATCAGGAAAAACCTCCACCTGCTTCATGCtcacag GTCTCATTACACCTTCAAGTGGACGGGCGTATGTCAATGGATATGAAATTTCACAAGACATGTTTCACATTAGGAAGAGCCTGGGCTGGTGCCCTCAACATGATATCTTATTTGAAAACTTCACGGTAGCAGAACATCTTTCTTTCTATGCTCAG CTGAAAGGCTTGTCACGCCAGAAGTGCCCTGAGGAAGTGAAGCAGATGCTGCACATCCTCAGTCTGGAGGACAAGTGGGACTCCCGGAGCCGGTACCTAAGCGGGGGCATGAAGCGCAAGCTCTCCATCGGCATCGCCCTCATAGCGGGCTCCAAGGTACCGGGCTCCAAGGGGCTCAGGGGCATCGGGCTCTAG